In the genome of Nonomuraea sp. NBC_00507, the window CAGGGGGTGGCTATGTGGATGTGCTGTCACGCGTGTCGTTCTCTGCGCGTTGCGCCCAACAACCGGTTGCAGACACAGTGGCGTTACATGAACGAAACGTCAATACATCTAGGTAAAACTGCAAACGACGCGACCCATTGTGCCTGGTCGCGTCGTTAATCCTGCAACAACCGATTGCAAAAAGCGGCTTGGGCGCTTGTCAGGCCGGGTTAGTACGTCATTCACTCGCCGCCGGTGTCAGGGACATGGTCCAGAAATCGGCGTAGCGGCCGCCGCGGCGCAGCAGCTCGTCGTGGTTGCCTTCCTCCACGATCCGGCCGTCGTCCAGGAAGACGATGCGATCGGCGCGTTGGACGGTCCGCAGCCGATGCGCGACCATCACCACCGTCCGGCCCGCCATCAGGCGCTCGATGCCCTCGTGGACGGCCGCCTCGTTCACCGGGTCCAGTGCGGAGGTCACCTCGTCCAGCAGCACGATGGGCGCGTTCTTCAGCAGCGCTCGCGCGATCGAGACACGCTGGCGCTCACCACCCGACAGCAGTGCGCCGCCCTCGCCGACCTTGCTCGCCCATCCGCCGGGCAGCCGTTCGATCACCTCGTCCAGCCCCGCGGCGGTCGCTGCCGCCCGCACCTCGTCAACGCCCGCGTCGGGGCGGCCGAGCTGTACGTTCTCCTCGATGGTGCCGTCGAAGAGGTAGACGTCCTGGAAGACGATGGCGATCTGCGCCATCAACACCTCGGTGTCGATGGCCCGCACGTCCACACCGCCCACGCGCACCGCGCCCGCGTCCACGTCGTAGAACCGCGCGAGCAACTGCAGCAGGGTGCTCTTGCCGGCGCCCGAGGGTCCGACGACGGCGAGTCGCCGTCCCTCGGGCACGGACAACGACACGTTGTCGATCACGGTGCGGTCGCCATGGTGAAAGGTGACGGACGCGAACTCCAGGTGGTGGCGTTCCGGCTGGATCGGTTCGCGGGGTTCCGGCAGCGGCTCGGTACGCAAGACCGTGTCGAGTCTGGCCAACTCGGCGCGTGCGCTGCGGAGTTGGCCGCCGATATCCGTCAGCGACAGCAGCGGGTCGGCGCAACGGGCGGCCAGCACCAGGATCGTCAATACTTCTGCCGCACCGATGGCCCCGCCGAGCGCGAGGTAGGCGCCCAGGACGAGCACCACGGTGAAGATCGCCTGCACCGTGAGGGTCAGGCCCACGACGCCGGGCAGCGCCTTCAGCACGCTACGCCGGGAGGCACGCCGGAGATCCCGCAGCGAGTCGTCGAGGACCTTGAATCGTTCGACGGTCCGGCCGCCGGCTCGCAGCACCGGCTGGGCCTGGAGGTATTCGATGACTCGCCCGGTGGCCTCCTTGTCGCGTTCATGGCGCTCGGCATCGGTGGCGGCCGTCGAACGTCCCGTCCAGATCTGGACGGCCACCACGATCGGTGCGGCGGCCAACGCGGCCAAGCCCAGCTGCCAGTTGAAGGCGAGCATCACGGCCACGATCGTCAGGGGCGTCACAGAGGCGGAGATCAACGGTGTCAGCAGATGCGCGATCACGCTCATCGCCCGCAGGAGGCCGCGGCTGGCCAGGACGGACACCTCCCCGACCCGGCCGGTGTCGTACCAGCCGAGGGGCAGCCGGGCCAGATGATCGCCGAGCCGGTGGTACATGCCACGCAACATCGTGGTCCCGACGCGGAAACCGGACAGATCGCTGAGGTAGCGCAGCACCGCGTAGACCGCGACGGCCGCCCCGAACGCGATCAGCCACGGCACGGCGTCGGCGGGCGTGCTGCCCAGCAGTGCCCGCAGCACCGGAACCAGCAGCGCGTAGGACAACCCCTCGGCTATCGCCGTCGTCGTCATCAGGGCTACGGTGCGGCGCACCGGCTGGGCGTAGTGGTGTCCCAGCACCCGTAGCAGCATGCGAATCATCGGGGCTCATCTCCTCGGGATCGCCAGAACGCGGCGAACGTTCCGTTCTGTGCCAGCAGCTCGGCGGGCCTGCCGCGCTCGACGATCGACCCGTTCTCCAGCACCACGACGGTGTCGGCGTCAGCGACCGTCTCCAGCCGATGGGCGATGACCAGGATCGTCCGATCGCCCTTCAGCGTCGCCAGGGTCCGGCGTACCGCCTGTTCGGTGTGCGGGTCGGCGAAGGAGGTCGCCTCGTCGAGCACCAGCACGGGCGCGTCGGCGAGCAGGGCGCGGGCGAGCGAGATCCGCTGGGCCTCGCCACCCGACAGCCCGGCCTCTTCACCGAT includes:
- a CDS encoding ABC transporter ATP-binding protein; its protein translation is MIRMLLRVLGHHYAQPVRRTVALMTTTAIAEGLSYALLVPVLRALLGSTPADAVPWLIAFGAAVAVYAVLRYLSDLSGFRVGTTMLRGMYHRLGDHLARLPLGWYDTGRVGEVSVLASRGLLRAMSVIAHLLTPLISASVTPLTIVAVMLAFNWQLGLAALAAAPIVVAVQIWTGRSTAATDAERHERDKEATGRVIEYLQAQPVLRAGGRTVERFKVLDDSLRDLRRASRRSVLKALPGVVGLTLTVQAIFTVVLVLGAYLALGGAIGAAEVLTILVLAARCADPLLSLTDIGGQLRSARAELARLDTVLRTEPLPEPREPIQPERHHLEFASVTFHHGDRTVIDNVSLSVPEGRRLAVVGPSGAGKSTLLQLLARFYDVDAGAVRVGGVDVRAIDTEVLMAQIAIVFQDVYLFDGTIEENVQLGRPDAGVDEVRAAATAAGLDEVIERLPGGWASKVGEGGALLSGGERQRVSIARALLKNAPIVLLDEVTSALDPVNEAAVHEGIERLMAGRTVVMVAHRLRTVQRADRIVFLDDGRIVEEGNHDELLRRGGRYADFWTMSLTPAASE